One segment of Herbaspirillum hiltneri N3 DNA contains the following:
- the dacB gene encoding D-alanyl-D-alanine carboxypeptidase/D-alanyl-D-alanine endopeptidase has product MQILKEFRILALCAFAACGIASAQHLAAQELPPAVSGALRQAKIPVRTVGVFVQAVDATRPMLAFNAAAPFNPASVMKLVTTDAALELLGPAFSWKTQAYIDGVLNDGVLLGDLSIKGSGDPKLVMESFWMFLRQIRAKGVRDIRGNVVLDRSVFEENVYDPAQFDGDPQKPYNVGPDALLLNYKTVAIRFMPDEVAGQVNVAMEPPLSGYVITAPRLSKEAVCGDWQGKLQADVGVGAAVFNGAFPAACGEKVWYVHPYRMSATQYFGAVLRQMWSELGGTISGKVMPGNVAPVARLLAEWQSPAVPEVIRDINKYSNNVMARQLLLTIGAQASQAPGSTARGAQAIRGWLSAKGIGADELVIENGAGLSRNERIAPATLGQVLVDAFHSPVMPEFIASMPLVGYDGTMRKRLNDKSVAGQAHIKTGSLNDVRSIAGYVQAASGKMYVAVFLINHPNAPLGQAAQDALLQWVFEKG; this is encoded by the coding sequence ATGCAGATACTCAAAGAATTCCGAATCCTGGCGCTGTGCGCTTTCGCCGCTTGCGGCATCGCTTCCGCGCAACATCTGGCGGCGCAAGAATTGCCGCCGGCCGTGAGCGGTGCGCTCAGGCAGGCGAAGATACCGGTGCGTACTGTCGGGGTGTTCGTCCAAGCCGTCGACGCAACGCGTCCGATGCTGGCCTTCAATGCGGCGGCGCCGTTCAATCCGGCTTCGGTGATGAAGCTGGTGACCACCGATGCTGCACTCGAATTGCTCGGCCCCGCCTTCAGCTGGAAAACCCAGGCCTACATCGACGGCGTGCTCAACGACGGCGTGCTGCTGGGCGACCTGAGCATCAAGGGCAGCGGCGACCCCAAGCTGGTGATGGAGAGCTTCTGGATGTTCCTGCGCCAGATCCGCGCCAAAGGCGTACGCGACATCCGCGGCAACGTCGTGCTGGATCGCAGTGTGTTTGAAGAGAACGTGTACGATCCGGCGCAATTCGACGGCGATCCGCAGAAGCCCTACAACGTCGGTCCCGACGCCTTGCTGCTGAACTACAAGACGGTGGCGATCCGCTTCATGCCGGACGAGGTTGCCGGTCAGGTCAATGTGGCCATGGAGCCACCGCTGTCCGGCTACGTCATCACTGCGCCGCGCTTGTCGAAAGAAGCAGTCTGCGGCGACTGGCAGGGCAAGTTGCAGGCCGACGTCGGCGTCGGCGCGGCGGTCTTCAATGGCGCTTTCCCGGCTGCCTGCGGAGAAAAGGTCTGGTACGTCCACCCCTACCGCATGAGCGCCACGCAGTATTTTGGCGCGGTGCTGCGCCAGATGTGGAGCGAACTGGGCGGCACCATCTCGGGCAAGGTCATGCCCGGCAATGTCGCGCCGGTGGCGCGGCTGCTGGCGGAGTGGCAATCCCCCGCCGTGCCCGAAGTGATCCGCGACATCAACAAGTACAGCAACAACGTGATGGCGCGCCAGCTGTTGCTGACGATCGGTGCGCAGGCATCGCAGGCGCCCGGCAGTACTGCGCGCGGCGCCCAGGCGATTCGCGGCTGGTTGTCGGCCAAAGGCATAGGCGCCGATGAACTGGTGATTGAAAACGGCGCGGGTTTGTCGCGCAACGAGCGCATCGCTCCGGCTACGCTCGGCCAGGTGCTGGTGGACGCGTTTCATTCGCCGGTGATGCCGGAGTTCATCGCCTCGATGCCGCTGGTCGGCTACGACGGCACCATGCGCAAGCGTCTGAATGACAAAAGCGTGGCAGGGCAGGCGCACATCAAGACCGGTTCGCTGAACGACGTGCGCTCCATCGCCGGCTACGTGCAGGCGGCGTCAGGCAAGATGTACGTGGCGGTGTTCCTGATCAATCATCCGAACGCGCCGCTGGGACAGGCGGCGCAGGATGCCTTGCTGCAATGGGTATTTGAAAAAGGCTGA